From Psychroflexus torquis ATCC 700755, the proteins below share one genomic window:
- a CDS encoding DUF5689 domain-containing protein, which yields MKPIKTNLIFLCLGTLLFFSSCVEDDDYNAPQFLETPPEIEGNIISLASLAGVLAQNDSLFTFEATNNFAEAYVVSNDEGGNFFRELIVQDKPEAPTYGIAVQVDLSPLFTKYNFGRKVYIKLDGLTLGQREGSEPRLGVINGSTVGTIPESFVEDHIIRDTMTAQVVATQKEISELVFTDANTYVELTDVQFSSIYFLNNTSTTYASETQDEFNGERSLESCVSSAELMFSTSTFSDFKGLSLPPGSGSLKGIVTRDFLGEFFTFYINSPEDVDMVGERCDPLVFSCGIAAIPAAMEFITVDFEDQNTNNPLSIPGWTNYIESGSEAWEAFLDNGTNQSLGISARAGSFNSGDVTNVSWLITPEIPVEANSKVTLEFKTSNSFSDESVLQVLYSVDWDGTEEGVSAANWASILDAEIVQDDQFFADWVSSGLVDMSCFEGDGYIAFRYIGSGAEASDGTYELDDILISVE from the coding sequence ATGAAACCGATAAAAACAAATTTGATATTCCTTTGCTTAGGGACGCTCCTATTCTTTTCTTCTTGTGTAGAAGATGATGATTATAATGCACCTCAGTTTTTGGAAACCCCTCCGGAAATAGAGGGTAACATTATAAGTTTAGCTTCTCTAGCTGGAGTTCTAGCTCAAAACGACAGCCTCTTTACGTTTGAGGCAACGAATAATTTTGCTGAAGCCTATGTCGTGTCGAACGATGAAGGTGGGAATTTCTTTAGAGAGCTCATTGTCCAAGATAAGCCAGAAGCTCCTACTTATGGTATTGCTGTGCAAGTAGATCTTAGTCCCTTGTTTACAAAATATAACTTTGGAAGAAAGGTATATATTAAACTGGATGGTCTTACTTTAGGTCAGAGAGAAGGTAGTGAACCCAGATTGGGAGTGATAAATGGGAGTACTGTTGGAACAATTCCAGAATCTTTTGTAGAAGATCATATTATAAGAGATACCATGACCGCACAAGTTGTCGCCACTCAAAAAGAGATATCAGAACTGGTGTTTACGGATGCGAACACTTATGTTGAGCTTACGGATGTTCAATTTTCAAGTATTTACTTCTTGAACAATACCTCTACAACATATGCTTCCGAGACACAAGATGAATTTAATGGAGAAAGGAGTTTGGAAAGCTGCGTAAGTTCTGCAGAACTTATGTTTAGTACAAGTACCTTCTCCGATTTTAAAGGGCTTTCTCTACCTCCTGGGTCTGGTAGCTTGAAAGGGATTGTTACACGAGATTTCCTCGGTGAGTTTTTTACGTTTTATATCAATTCTCCTGAAGATGTGGATATGGTAGGAGAACGCTGTGATCCCCTTGTGTTTTCTTGTGGAATCGCTGCTATTCCAGCAGCAATGGAATTCATCACTGTAGATTTTGAAGACCAAAACACCAATAATCCCCTGAGTATTCCTGGCTGGACCAATTATATAGAATCGGGTTCTGAAGCTTGGGAAGCTTTTTTAGATAATGGGACTAACCAGTCTTTAGGAATATCGGCGAGAGCCGGTTCATTTAACTCTGGGGATGTCACCAATGTGTCTTGGTTGATTACTCCAGAAATCCCTGTAGAGGCCAATTCCAAAGTCACATTAGAATTTAAAACTTCCAACAGCTTTTCCGATGAAAGCGTATTACAGGTTCTTTATTCTGTTGACTGGGACGGAACAGAAGAAGGCGTCTCTGCAGCAAATTGGGCAAGTATTTTAGATGCAGAGATCGTTCAAGATGATCAATTTTTTGCAGACTGGGTCAGTTCTGGACTTGTAGATATGTCCTGTTTTGAAGGAGATGGCTATATCGCCTTCAGATATATAGGCAGCGGTGCTGAAGCTAGTGATGGAACTTATGAACTGGATGATATTCTAATTTCTGTAGAATAG